From Streptomyces sp. HUAS MG91, the proteins below share one genomic window:
- a CDS encoding DUF2277 domain-containing protein — protein MCRSIKTLRPPALPEEATEDEIRAAALQYVRKVSGFRAPAAHNREVFERAVDEIARATAELLDGLEVRGSAKAQAS, from the coding sequence ATGTGCCGCAGCATCAAGACCCTCCGCCCACCAGCGCTCCCCGAAGAGGCCACCGAGGACGAGATCCGGGCCGCAGCCCTCCAGTACGTACGGAAGGTGTCCGGTTTCCGCGCGCCCGCCGCGCACAACCGCGAGGTGTTCGAACGGGCCGTGGACGAGATCGCCCGGGCCACCGCCGAGCTGCTCGACGGCCTTGAGGTGCGGGGTTCCGCGAAGGCTCAGGCTTCCTGA